From one Halothece sp. PCC 7418 genomic stretch:
- a CDS encoding DUF938 domain-containing protein — protein MSEKQFAPATQRNRDPILELLQQVLPPQGTVLEIASGTGEHAVYFAPQLRPRQWLPSEPNPILQESIRAWQEEFPCDVLSPPITIDVMEKDWVQDLSGQQFCALVAINLIHIAPWQACVGLMAGGEQLLPSGGILYLYGPFKQGGEHTADSNAAFDQSLQQQNPQWGVRNLETVVSLAQKHKLELQEVVAMPTNNLSLVFRHL, from the coding sequence ATGAGTGAAAAACAATTTGCCCCCGCGACACAGCGCAATCGCGATCCCATCCTAGAGCTTTTACAGCAAGTGTTACCCCCACAAGGGACAGTCTTAGAAATTGCCAGTGGAACGGGAGAACACGCCGTTTATTTTGCCCCTCAGTTGCGTCCGCGTCAGTGGCTCCCCTCAGAACCGAATCCGATCTTGCAAGAGAGTATTCGGGCTTGGCAAGAAGAATTTCCCTGTGATGTTCTTTCACCTCCGATCACGATTGATGTGATGGAAAAAGATTGGGTCCAAGACTTGTCTGGGCAACAGTTTTGCGCTTTGGTTGCCATTAATTTAATTCATATTGCCCCTTGGCAAGCCTGTGTAGGCTTAATGGCAGGAGGAGAACAGTTGCTGCCCAGTGGGGGAATTTTATATCTATATGGTCCATTTAAGCAGGGTGGTGAACACACTGCCGACAGTAATGCTGCTTTTGATCAAAGTTTGCAACAACAAAATCCCCAGTGGGGAGTTCGGAATTTAGAAACTGTGGTTTCTCTGGCTCAGAAACATAAACTAGAATTACAAGAAGTTGTTGCGATGCCGACAAATAATTTGTCCCTTGTCTTTCGACACTTGTAA
- the lgt gene encoding prolipoprotein diacylglyceryl transferase, translating into MLSLLAFQFQSPGPILVELGPITIRWYGLLIASAVIIGVFLSQYLAQKRNINPDLLGDLSIWLVLAAIPGARLYYVAFEWEKYAQRPEAIIAIWQGGIAIHGAIIGGAIAALIFARINRISFWQLADLVSPSLILGQAIGRWGNFFNSEAFGTPTALPWKLYIPPANRPPQYAEEAFFHPTFLYESMWNLGVFALLIYLFFWGLKHPNRYRVGTLAFVYMAAYSCGRIWIEGLRTDSLMLGSIQVAQLISLFGIIVGIFGLIWLYQMRHSLPDVVSKQKTINNE; encoded by the coding sequence ATGCTTTCTCTTCTTGCCTTTCAATTTCAATCTCCAGGGCCGATTCTTGTTGAGTTAGGGCCGATTACGATTCGCTGGTATGGTTTACTGATTGCCAGTGCGGTTATTATTGGCGTTTTTTTATCTCAATATTTAGCGCAAAAACGGAATATTAATCCTGACTTGTTAGGAGATCTATCAATTTGGCTGGTGTTAGCAGCAATTCCTGGGGCAAGACTTTATTATGTTGCTTTTGAATGGGAAAAATATGCTCAACGTCCAGAGGCGATTATTGCCATTTGGCAAGGGGGAATTGCAATTCATGGGGCAATTATTGGCGGCGCGATCGCTGCTTTAATTTTTGCCAGAATTAATCGGATTTCTTTTTGGCAATTAGCCGATTTAGTCAGTCCGTCTTTAATTTTAGGGCAAGCCATTGGACGCTGGGGGAATTTCTTTAATTCGGAAGCGTTTGGGACACCCACTGCTCTGCCTTGGAAACTATATATTCCTCCTGCTAATCGTCCCCCTCAATATGCAGAGGAAGCCTTTTTTCATCCCACTTTTCTCTATGAATCAATGTGGAATTTAGGGGTGTTTGCTTTGTTGATTTATCTCTTTTTCTGGGGATTGAAACACCCCAATCGCTATCGCGTCGGAACCCTTGCATTTGTTTATATGGCAGCGTATAGCTGCGGTCGAATTTGGATTGAAGGCTTACGAACCGATAGTTTAATGTTAGGCTCAATTCAAGTTGCCCAACTGATTAGTTTGTTTGGAATTATCGTTGGGATTTTTGGCTTAATCTGGCTCTATCAAATGAGACATTCTCTGCCAGATGTTGTCTCTAAACAAAAAACAATCAATAACGAATAA
- the cobM gene encoding precorrin-4 C(11)-methyltransferase, translating into MLKPAVYIVGAGPGDPELLTIKAKKILDQADVILYANSLVPKQVLKDVRADAKLIPTGSKTLEDIVPLMIEKVRNNQSVVRLHSGDLTLYSAIHEQMQALAEANVPVELIPGISAFQDAAAKLGVELTVPGLVQTIILARISGRASSVPEAEELASLAAHKASLALYLAARHVENAQAKLLEYYPEDTPVAICYRLGWEDEKIRVVPLKEMAEISRKEDLIRTTMYLISPALAGKQVAARSQLYHPEHSHLFRQSKQSRSDLHSV; encoded by the coding sequence ATGCTCAAACCTGCGGTTTATATTGTTGGGGCTGGTCCAGGTGACCCTGAGTTACTGACGATTAAAGCAAAGAAAATTTTAGATCAAGCGGATGTTATTTTATATGCCAATTCTTTAGTGCCCAAGCAAGTATTAAAGGATGTTCGCGCTGATGCAAAATTAATCCCGACGGGAAGTAAAACCTTAGAAGATATTGTTCCGTTGATGATTGAAAAAGTTCGGAACAATCAATCAGTGGTGCGTCTTCATTCGGGAGATTTAACGCTTTATAGTGCCATCCATGAACAAATGCAAGCGTTAGCAGAAGCAAATGTTCCTGTGGAATTAATCCCTGGAATTAGTGCCTTTCAGGATGCAGCAGCGAAGTTGGGAGTCGAATTAACGGTTCCAGGGCTGGTGCAGACCATTATTTTAGCGCGAATTAGCGGACGGGCCTCCTCGGTACCAGAAGCGGAAGAATTAGCCTCTCTGGCTGCTCATAAGGCGAGTTTAGCTCTCTATTTAGCAGCCCGTCATGTGGAAAATGCACAAGCCAAGTTATTAGAATATTATCCCGAAGATACGCCTGTTGCCATTTGCTATCGTCTGGGTTGGGAAGATGAGAAAATTCGGGTTGTTCCCCTGAAGGAAATGGCAGAAATCTCTCGCAAGGAAGATTTAATTCGGACAACTATGTATCTAATCAGTCCGGCTTTAGCTGGAAAACAAGTGGCAGCGCGATCTCAACTCTATCATCCAGAACACTCCCATCTGTTCCGACAAAGCAAACAATCGAGGAGCGACCTTCATTCAGTATAA